A portion of the Blastopirellula sediminis genome contains these proteins:
- a CDS encoding HNH endonuclease, translating into MSAILERPTLVLNRNWQPVGVASVARSLTKVFSGTARIVDPLSYQLYDWEDWSQLVPNKDEPFISSQRLKIRVPEVVTLMNYDRVPRNTVTFSRRNVFKRDNYTCQYCGARPGSESLTIDHVLPRAQGGESSWENCVLACVECNHSKANRTPDQAKMPLHSIPVRPRWSPVYAARRVRIESWAKFISEAYWDTELGA; encoded by the coding sequence ATGTCGGCAATTCTCGAGCGCCCAACGCTCGTACTAAATCGAAACTGGCAGCCTGTCGGCGTCGCTTCGGTGGCCCGCTCGTTGACCAAGGTGTTCAGCGGCACGGCGAGGATCGTCGATCCGCTCAGCTATCAATTGTACGACTGGGAAGATTGGTCGCAACTTGTTCCGAACAAGGACGAACCCTTCATCTCGTCGCAGCGGCTCAAGATCCGCGTACCGGAAGTGGTCACGCTGATGAACTACGACCGCGTCCCGCGCAACACGGTGACGTTCAGCCGTCGTAACGTTTTCAAGCGCGACAACTACACGTGCCAATACTGCGGCGCGCGTCCGGGAAGCGAAAGCTTGACGATCGACCACGTTCTGCCTCGCGCCCAAGGGGGCGAGTCGAGCTGGGAGAACTGCGTACTGGCTTGCGTCGAATGCAACCATTCGAAGGCGAACCGTACGCCCGATCAAGCGAAGATGCCGCTTCACTCGATTCCCGTTCGTCCTCGCTGGTCGCCGGTCTACGCGGCTCGCCGAGTACGAATCGAATCGTGGGCGAAATTCATCAGCGAAGCGTACTGGGATACCGAACTGGGCGCTTAG
- a CDS encoding YciI family protein produces MNVPAGELEAVGEDARAVIREAKEAGVYVFGGGIDESAPPVLVAADGSVAEGGYPWAPPLNGGFTVLELPSREEAIAWAARIAKACRCDQELRVFGFDPES; encoded by the coding sequence ATGAATGTGCCCGCTGGTGAGTTGGAAGCGGTAGGGGAAGACGCTCGTGCCGTGATCCGCGAGGCGAAAGAAGCTGGCGTCTACGTTTTCGGCGGCGGGATTGACGAATCGGCGCCGCCGGTGCTCGTTGCGGCCGATGGCTCTGTCGCCGAGGGAGGCTACCCGTGGGCGCCTCCGCTGAATGGTGGATTCACGGTACTGGAGCTGCCTTCACGTGAGGAGGCGATCGCATGGGCCGCACGTATCGCGAAAGCGTGTCGCTGCGATCAGGAGCTGCGGGTGTTTGGGTTTGATCCGGAGTCGTGA
- a CDS encoding DUF2314 domain-containing protein yields MESDSDDLVPVFMPALVVLLVHAEDKKGTPLTKEEVNAIRDKGACIMMDAARARKMDDSRGYRDIDPKNCWHDWQMARREMGREPEIDPGPRFNHVRSSDPAYQQTIADAHQFLSRFRDMLPADGTPRPDALVKTRIADGDNVAFMWLSNAALDGDTFTAELFEVPDSLPNYRVGDRLTVTLKELMDWMVNENGRLTGGFSLRYSRDRMTEDEKQDFDQHIGVTEYL; encoded by the coding sequence GTGGAATCTGATAGTGACGATCTTGTGCCTGTCTTTATGCCTGCGTTGGTCGTGTTGCTTGTCCATGCCGAAGACAAGAAAGGAACGCCTCTCACGAAGGAGGAGGTAAACGCGATTCGCGACAAGGGCGCCTGTATTATGATGGATGCGGCTCGGGCTCGAAAAATGGATGATAGTCGCGGATACCGCGACATTGATCCGAAAAACTGCTGGCACGATTGGCAAATGGCTCGCCGCGAGATGGGTCGGGAACCGGAGATTGATCCAGGCCCACGTTTCAACCACGTTCGATCAAGCGATCCGGCTTACCAACAAACGATTGCGGACGCACATCAGTTCCTCTCGCGATTTCGCGACATGCTCCCTGCCGACGGCACGCCGCGGCCAGATGCACTCGTAAAGACTCGGATTGCCGATGGAGACAACGTCGCATTCATGTGGCTCAGCAACGCCGCGCTCGACGGCGATACCTTCACTGCCGAACTATTCGAAGTTCCCGATTCTCTTCCGAACTATCGCGTTGGCGACCGTCTAACAGTGACCCTCAAAGAGTTGATGGACTGGATGGTCAACGAGAACGGTCGTCTCACCGGCGGTTTCTCGTTGCGATACAGTCGCGATCGCATGACAGAGGACGAAAAACAGGACTTTGATCAGCACATCGGCGTAACGGAATACTTATAA
- a CDS encoding alpha-2-macroglobulin family protein: MAPEEKTGKQCHPAVTFFVRQLPRGKHSLTYKLRAEIPGKFSALPAIAQAMYAPELVGNSDEMKISIIDQE; encoded by the coding sequence GTGGCACCCGAAGAAAAGACCGGTAAGCAGTGCCACCCCGCCGTCACCTTCTTCGTCCGCCAACTCCCCCGCGGCAAGCATAGCCTGACCTACAAGCTGCGGGCCGAAATCCCCGGCAAGTTCAGCGCCCTGCCGGCCATCGCCCAAGCGATGTACGCCCCGGAACTGGTTGGGAACTCGGATGAGATGAAGATTTCGATTATTGATCAGGAGTAG
- a CDS encoding alpha-2-macroglobulin family protein, with product MILAVIGVLGALLAGQLGSLVVQNQPIDFAQLDKLYRDGNYKEAYEQGRPLFLKADTDANEIRSHLYQMISSLQQLARVDEQADFLEEVVAAHPEKWQVLAGVASQYQGIQHYGQMIDNKFVRGGRRNRGQWTNSVERDRVRAMQLYEQALPLVAKENQKGAVASFYQELAQFVLNGRGYGQAWRLQYLTETDKLPDYEEGYGHGGSTQGAPVDENGKPIYYSEPKSWKEAANDGERWRWALAMMVENQPAMKGAALRQRADFAMQQFGVQTMQQFGFFPRGGQQDDKPETGTYALHTLKENETIARLANGVRRFEIPDEFNHIALYKQILELKNDGYVESTYMQLAGIFENRRQYPRAAQLWRDAIAKFGPGANNFRKDRLNQIVGNWGQFQGGEIAAAGQGAQLQYLFRNGKKVSLTASPIDVEKLLTDVKNYLKSNPDRVDYQQVNIQDLGSRIIHQGGGKYVGKPVAQWSVDLAPRENHFDKRVTIAAPLQNAGAYLVKAKMEGGNEVDIVVWIADSAIVSKQLDQAKLYYVADAVTGKALSGVNVEFFGFRQDNIRGTNKFKVTTKNFAEKTDADGQIKIDKSKIDDRMQWIIMARPQGHGLAYMGFDGIWFGQRHDPEYNETKAFLITDRPVYRPDQTANFKFWIGHAQYDKEGPNPFANRQFRVQINDPQGEKVYEKHLTTDEFGGMVGEWPIPADAKLGSYSIYTDHGGGSFRVEEYKKPEYEVKVDAPTEPVMLGEKIEATITAKYFFGAPVTNATVKYKIMRSDYRQDWYPIAPWDWFYGKGYWWFAYDYNWYPGYRSWVGCTRPYPFWFPFPQNPPELVSEQEVEIGADGTVKVEIDTELAKAIHADKDHKYSITAEVRDESRRTIVGSGDVLVAREPFKVFTWLDRGYYQVGDTIQANIKAQTLDGKPVSGPAELVLYKITYDKDRQPVETKVQTWKQEVGPEGLTHLQMEATAAGQYRLSAKVTDSKGHEIEGAFIFTIIGAGFTGSDYRFNHLELIPDKKEYAPGDTVKLQINTDRPGTTVLLFLRPTNGVYLPPQRLELAGKSTVVDVAVVKKDMPNFFVEAVTVYDGAVYQETKEIVVPPEKRIINVAVDPSSKEYKPGEEATVKIKLTDATGEPFFGSTVVSIYDKAVEYISGGSNVGDIREFFWKWRRHHHPSTGDSLSKASYNLNPPGKPGMSFLGVFGQGVADELAKEKEMSDRGGVAQNAMMEGMAAPMSAAPGMMMARGAMAKSESATMAMDAVSGFAAAAPGGGEAQQQAAQTVEPTVRTNFADTALWVGALTTNKQGEAEVSLKMPENLTTWKVKTWAMGDGTRVGSGEAEVITTKNLLIRLQAPRFFVQTDEVVLSANVHNYLKTAKAVQVSLETPGGLLEHLDPSEQAVKIEAGGELRVDWRVKVLSEGTAVIRMKALTDEESDAMEMSFPVKVHGLLKTESWAGTVQPEVDTASLTVTVPQQRRIDDSRLVVRYTPTLAGAMVDALPYMVDYPYGCTEQTLNRFLPTVITQKVLLDMQLDLKAIQEKRNNLNAQELGDPAERAKQWKRFERNPVFEIETVRKMVADGVQRLTDMQNADGGWGWFSGYYERSYAHTTAVVVHGLQVAQENDVAIVPGVINGGLDWLSSYQAAEVQKLQNADGQKHPWKTTADNVDAFVYMILVDAGRENRAMRDFLYRDRTHLSVYAKAMYALGLHKMQDADKLAMLQRNIEQYLVTDLENETAYLKMPEDNYWWNWYGDPIEANAYYLKLLTKVDPQSKTSPRLVKYLLNNRKHATYWASTRDTSLCIEAMSDYLRATGEMKPDMTVEIWIDGEKKGATEFTKENLFTVDNTFELIGKNVTGGDHKIEIRRQGEGAVYFNAYLTNFTLEDFITKAGLEVKVERRFYKLVPEEKEIKVAGDRGQAVNQRVEKYRREPLEVGAQLVSGDLVEIELVLESKNDYEYVMFEDQKAAGFEAVDLRSGYDGNSLGAYKELRDDRVTFFVRQLPRGKHSLTYKLRAEIPGKFSALPAIAQAMYAPELVGNSDEMKISIIDQE from the coding sequence ATGATTCTGGCCGTCATCGGAGTTTTAGGCGCGCTGTTGGCCGGACAATTAGGATCCCTGGTCGTGCAGAATCAACCGATCGACTTCGCACAGCTCGACAAGCTCTATCGGGACGGGAACTACAAAGAGGCCTACGAGCAAGGTCGGCCCCTGTTCTTGAAGGCCGATACCGATGCGAACGAGATTCGATCGCATCTCTACCAAATGATTAGCTCGCTGCAGCAATTGGCCCGCGTCGATGAGCAGGCCGATTTTCTCGAAGAAGTGGTCGCCGCCCATCCGGAAAAGTGGCAAGTCTTGGCTGGCGTCGCTTCGCAGTATCAAGGCATCCAGCATTACGGCCAGATGATCGACAACAAGTTTGTCCGTGGCGGCCGCCGCAATCGGGGCCAATGGACCAACAGCGTCGAACGCGATCGCGTCCGCGCGATGCAGTTGTACGAACAAGCGTTGCCGCTGGTCGCCAAGGAGAATCAAAAAGGCGCCGTCGCCAGCTTCTACCAAGAGCTCGCTCAGTTCGTCCTCAACGGACGCGGATATGGCCAGGCTTGGCGTCTGCAATATCTAACTGAAACCGATAAGCTTCCCGACTACGAAGAAGGCTACGGCCACGGCGGTTCGACCCAAGGCGCTCCGGTCGACGAAAACGGCAAGCCGATCTACTACAGCGAACCGAAGTCGTGGAAGGAAGCGGCGAACGATGGCGAGCGCTGGCGCTGGGCGTTGGCGATGATGGTCGAGAATCAGCCCGCCATGAAAGGCGCCGCGCTGCGTCAACGGGCCGACTTCGCGATGCAGCAGTTCGGCGTGCAGACGATGCAGCAGTTCGGCTTCTTTCCCCGCGGCGGTCAACAAGACGACAAACCCGAAACCGGCACCTACGCGCTCCACACGCTGAAAGAAAACGAAACGATCGCTCGCCTGGCCAACGGCGTCCGACGTTTCGAGATTCCCGACGAGTTCAATCACATTGCGCTCTACAAGCAGATCTTGGAGCTGAAGAACGACGGCTACGTCGAGTCGACCTACATGCAGTTGGCCGGCATTTTTGAAAACCGCCGCCAATATCCCCGCGCTGCGCAGCTGTGGCGCGATGCGATCGCCAAGTTCGGCCCCGGCGCCAACAACTTCCGCAAGGATCGTTTGAACCAGATCGTCGGCAATTGGGGACAGTTCCAAGGAGGCGAAATCGCCGCCGCCGGACAAGGGGCTCAGTTGCAGTACCTCTTCCGCAACGGCAAGAAGGTGAGCCTGACCGCTTCGCCGATTGACGTTGAAAAGTTATTAACCGACGTCAAGAACTACCTGAAGTCGAACCCTGATCGCGTCGACTACCAACAGGTCAACATCCAGGACCTCGGCTCGCGCATCATCCATCAAGGTGGAGGCAAGTACGTCGGCAAACCGGTCGCTCAGTGGAGCGTCGATCTCGCGCCGCGGGAAAACCACTTCGACAAACGAGTGACGATCGCCGCGCCGCTGCAAAACGCCGGCGCATACCTGGTCAAAGCGAAGATGGAAGGGGGGAACGAAGTCGACATCGTCGTCTGGATCGCCGACTCGGCCATCGTCTCGAAGCAGCTCGATCAGGCGAAGCTTTACTACGTCGCCGACGCCGTTACCGGCAAAGCGCTGTCCGGCGTCAACGTCGAGTTCTTCGGCTTCCGCCAAGACAACATCCGCGGCACCAACAAGTTCAAGGTGACTACCAAGAACTTCGCCGAGAAGACCGACGCTGACGGCCAGATCAAAATCGACAAGTCGAAGATCGACGATCGGATGCAGTGGATCATCATGGCCCGGCCGCAGGGACATGGTCTCGCCTACATGGGCTTTGACGGAATCTGGTTCGGCCAACGCCATGACCCCGAGTACAACGAGACCAAAGCGTTCCTGATCACCGATCGCCCTGTCTATCGCCCCGACCAGACCGCCAACTTCAAGTTCTGGATCGGCCACGCGCAGTACGACAAAGAAGGGCCCAATCCGTTCGCCAATCGTCAGTTCCGCGTCCAGATCAACGATCCGCAAGGGGAAAAGGTCTACGAAAAGCATCTGACGACCGACGAGTTCGGCGGCATGGTCGGCGAGTGGCCGATTCCGGCCGACGCCAAGCTCGGCTCTTACTCGATCTACACCGATCACGGCGGCGGCTCGTTCCGGGTCGAAGAGTACAAGAAGCCGGAATACGAAGTGAAAGTCGACGCCCCGACCGAACCGGTCATGCTGGGCGAAAAGATCGAAGCGACGATCACCGCCAAGTACTTCTTCGGCGCTCCGGTCACCAACGCCACCGTGAAGTACAAGATCATGCGTTCGGACTATCGCCAAGATTGGTATCCGATCGCGCCGTGGGATTGGTTCTACGGCAAAGGGTATTGGTGGTTCGCTTACGACTACAACTGGTATCCCGGCTATCGCAGCTGGGTCGGTTGCACGCGTCCCTATCCGTTCTGGTTCCCGTTCCCGCAGAATCCGCCGGAATTGGTCTCGGAACAGGAAGTCGAAATCGGCGCCGACGGTACCGTGAAAGTCGAGATCGATACCGAACTCGCCAAAGCGATTCACGCCGATAAGGACCACAAGTACTCGATCACCGCCGAAGTTCGCGATGAATCGCGTCGCACGATCGTCGGCAGCGGCGACGTGCTGGTCGCTCGCGAGCCGTTCAAGGTCTTCACCTGGCTCGATCGCGGCTACTATCAAGTCGGCGATACGATCCAAGCCAACATCAAGGCCCAAACGCTCGACGGCAAACCGGTCTCTGGTCCCGCCGAACTGGTCCTCTACAAGATCACTTACGACAAAGATCGCCAACCGGTCGAGACCAAAGTTCAAACCTGGAAGCAGGAGGTTGGTCCGGAAGGTCTCACCCATTTGCAAATGGAAGCGACCGCCGCGGGGCAATATCGCTTGTCGGCGAAAGTGACCGACTCCAAAGGTCACGAGATCGAAGGCGCCTTCATCTTCACGATCATCGGCGCAGGGTTCACCGGGTCGGACTATCGCTTCAATCACCTCGAGTTGATTCCTGACAAGAAGGAATACGCCCCAGGCGATACCGTCAAGCTGCAGATCAACACCGATCGTCCCGGCACGACCGTTCTTCTCTTCCTCCGACCGACCAACGGCGTCTACCTGCCGCCGCAACGTCTGGAACTGGCCGGCAAGAGCACCGTGGTCGACGTCGCCGTCGTGAAGAAGGACATGCCCAACTTCTTTGTCGAAGCGGTCACCGTCTATGACGGCGCCGTCTATCAAGAAACGAAGGAAATCGTCGTTCCGCCTGAAAAGCGGATCATCAACGTCGCGGTCGATCCTTCCTCGAAGGAGTACAAGCCGGGCGAAGAAGCGACGGTCAAAATCAAACTGACCGACGCGACCGGCGAGCCTTTCTTCGGTTCGACTGTGGTCTCGATCTACGACAAAGCGGTTGAGTACATCTCCGGCGGATCGAACGTCGGCGATATTCGCGAGTTCTTCTGGAAATGGCGTCGCCATCACCATCCCTCGACAGGAGACAGCCTCTCGAAGGCGTCGTACAACCTCAATCCGCCTGGCAAGCCGGGAATGAGCTTCCTGGGAGTCTTCGGCCAAGGAGTCGCCGACGAACTGGCCAAAGAGAAAGAGATGTCCGATCGTGGCGGCGTGGCGCAAAACGCGATGATGGAAGGGATGGCTGCCCCCATGTCCGCCGCCCCTGGCATGATGATGGCACGCGGCGCGATGGCGAAATCGGAGTCGGCCACGATGGCGATGGACGCAGTTTCCGGTTTCGCGGCGGCGGCGCCTGGCGGCGGCGAAGCCCAACAGCAAGCGGCGCAGACCGTCGAGCCGACCGTCCGCACCAACTTCGCTGATACCGCCCTCTGGGTTGGCGCATTGACGACCAACAAGCAAGGGGAAGCCGAAGTCTCGCTGAAGATGCCGGAGAACTTGACCACCTGGAAGGTCAAAACCTGGGCGATGGGAGACGGCACGCGCGTCGGTTCCGGCGAAGCGGAAGTCATTACCACCAAGAACCTGCTGATCCGCCTCCAGGCTCCCCGCTTCTTCGTCCAGACCGACGAAGTCGTCCTCTCGGCGAACGTCCATAACTACCTGAAGACGGCGAAAGCGGTTCAGGTTTCGCTCGAAACGCCCGGCGGCTTGCTCGAACATCTCGATCCGTCCGAACAGGCGGTCAAGATCGAAGCCGGCGGCGAACTGCGAGTCGATTGGCGCGTGAAAGTACTCTCGGAAGGAACCGCCGTCATTCGGATGAAGGCGCTCACCGACGAAGAGTCGGACGCCATGGAGATGAGCTTCCCGGTCAAGGTCCACGGCCTGCTGAAGACCGAATCGTGGGCCGGCACCGTTCAGCCGGAAGTCGATACCGCTTCGCTGACGGTCACCGTGCCGCAGCAGCGTCGCATCGACGACAGCCGCCTGGTCGTCCGCTACACGCCGACCTTGGCCGGCGCGATGGTCGACGCGTTGCCCTACATGGTCGACTATCCGTACGGCTGCACCGAGCAAACGCTCAACCGCTTCCTGCCGACCGTGATCACGCAGAAAGTGCTGCTCGACATGCAACTCGATCTGAAAGCGATTCAGGAGAAGCGAAACAACCTGAACGCCCAAGAACTTGGTGATCCGGCCGAGCGAGCCAAGCAGTGGAAACGCTTCGAGCGGAACCCGGTCTTTGAAATCGAGACCGTCCGCAAGATGGTTGCCGACGGCGTGCAACGTCTGACCGACATGCAAAACGCCGACGGCGGCTGGGGTTGGTTCTCCGGCTACTACGAACGAAGCTACGCTCACACCACCGCCGTGGTCGTGCACGGGCTGCAAGTCGCGCAAGAAAACGACGTCGCGATCGTTCCCGGCGTGATCAACGGCGGCTTGGATTGGCTCTCGTCCTACCAGGCGGCCGAAGTGCAGAAGCTGCAAAACGCCGACGGCCAGAAACATCCGTGGAAAACGACCGCCGATAACGTCGACGCGTTCGTTTACATGATCCTGGTCGACGCCGGTCGAGAAAACCGCGCGATGCGTGATTTCCTCTATCGCGATCGAACCCACTTGTCGGTCTACGCCAAGGCGATGTACGCCCTCGGCCTGCACAAGATGCAGGACGCCGACAAGCTGGCGATGCTGCAGCGCAACATCGAGCAGTACCTGGTCACCGATCTGGAAAACGAAACCGCCTACCTGAAGATGCCGGAAGACAACTACTGGTGGAACTGGTACGGCGATCCGATCGAAGCGAACGCCTACTACCTGAAGTTGCTGACGAAGGTTGATCCGCAGAGCAAGACGTCGCCGCGATTGGTGAAGTACCTGCTGAACAACCGGAAGCATGCGACCTACTGGGCGTCGACGCGCGACACCAGCCTCTGCATCGAGGCGATGTCCGACTACTTGCGTGCGACCGGCGAAATGAAGCCCGACATGACGGTCGAGATTTGGATCGACGGCGAAAAGAAGGGAGCGACCGAGTTCACCAAGGAGAACTTGTTCACGGTCGACAACACGTTTGAACTGATCGGCAAGAACGTCACCGGCGGCGATCACAAGATCGAGATCCGTCGCCAAGGGGAAGGCGCCGTTTACTTCAACGCCTACCTGACCAACTTCACGCTGGAAGATTTCATCACCAAGGCAGGGCTCGAAGTGAAGGTCGAACGACGCTTCTACAAGCTTGTGCCGGAAGAGAAAGAAATCAAAGTCGCCGGCGATCGCGGTCAGGCGGTCAACCAACGGGTCGAGAAGTACCGTCGCGAACCGCTGGAAGTTGGCGCCCAACTGGTCAGCGGCGACCTGGTCGAAATCGAACTCGTGCTGGAGTCGAAGAACGACTACGAGTACGTCATGTTCGAGGACCAGAAAGCGGCCGGCTTCGAAGCGGTCGATCTCCGCAGCGGCTACGACGGCAACAGCCTCGGCGCCTACAAAGAACTGCGCGACGATCGCGTCACCTTCTTCGTCCGCCAACTCCCCCGCGGCAAGCATAGCCTGACCTACAAGCTGCGGGCCGAAATCCCCGGCAAGTTCAGCGCCCTGCCGGCCATCGCCCAAGCGATGTACGCCCCGGAACTGGTTGGGAACTCGGATGAGATGAAGATTTCGATTATTGATCAGGAGTAG
- a CDS encoding multiheme c-type cytochrome: MLQRVAQSRRVFALVTALIGALAVLSLIVPDQPEAVAVPHTITPGNYPYDPDWPDVYLILQNKCAACHRPNSDRIDLSSYAAMIDAEKFSHKLIVPGKPKESLLWEYVTWNVHQHPDSLSPRKPEMPPEKSEWLTAGQLETINRWITNGALEFTLPVHCKPPVTEMDFPSAQQCKECHPKQYDEWSRSMHAYGQQSPIFEAFTLTLLERTGGTIGTFCTRCHTPIGIALGETGSTRNVHRSRLSLEGVTCVTCHRRNTVHYKSSGRVPVTPGGLLETCMFGPFDDSPTGPATGTHPSAAFPYMKSSQFCGECHDVTSADGVRLEEAFSEWQNSPAAKMGQTCQSCHMGPVQGKSIADCNRPLGYAAVVPGSKQDKLPLRHLTDHTFAGPDYSLLPDTEFPEKLDWMYETDYRDWDNLTRYQKETLTALRKKNRRSLEIADAKRYEVLKNAAVIHVDSPPMAKAGHKTAVRVDVESIMAGHSLPTGFTAERQVWVAITVRDQQGRVVFASGDLDNNADLRDDHSFQVLSGEIPYDRDLLNFQNKFVALSNKGTDRTVVLSVNRNILPINVLRPNNSLSASFGRPGTFRIAKGSLPPLSTRGQTYKFVPECPGVYTVDVRLNFRHLPPTLLDHIGTPHLKHLLEIVVIDSWNGVIEVTP; the protein is encoded by the coding sequence ATGTTGCAACGGGTTGCACAAAGCCGCCGCGTTTTCGCGTTGGTCACGGCGTTGATTGGAGCGCTAGCCGTGCTATCGCTGATCGTTCCGGATCAGCCGGAAGCGGTCGCGGTGCCGCATACGATAACGCCGGGAAACTATCCGTATGATCCCGATTGGCCCGACGTTTATCTGATTCTGCAGAACAAATGCGCCGCGTGCCATCGTCCGAACTCGGACCGGATTGATCTCTCCAGCTACGCGGCGATGATCGACGCCGAAAAGTTCTCACACAAGCTGATCGTCCCCGGCAAACCGAAAGAATCGTTGCTGTGGGAATACGTCACTTGGAACGTTCACCAACATCCCGATTCGCTCTCGCCCCGCAAGCCGGAAATGCCTCCGGAGAAATCGGAATGGCTGACGGCGGGTCAACTCGAAACGATCAATCGTTGGATTACGAACGGCGCACTCGAATTCACGCTGCCGGTTCACTGCAAGCCGCCGGTCACCGAGATGGACTTCCCCAGCGCTCAGCAGTGCAAGGAATGCCATCCAAAGCAGTACGACGAATGGTCGCGTTCGATGCATGCCTATGGCCAACAGAGCCCGATCTTTGAGGCCTTCACGCTCACCCTGTTGGAACGAACCGGCGGAACGATCGGCACCTTCTGCACACGTTGCCATACGCCGATTGGCATCGCGCTGGGGGAAACGGGGAGCACGCGCAACGTACACCGTTCGCGGCTTTCGCTCGAAGGGGTGACCTGCGTTACTTGCCATCGCCGCAACACGGTTCACTACAAATCTTCCGGCCGCGTGCCGGTAACCCCAGGCGGGCTGCTCGAGACCTGCATGTTCGGTCCGTTTGACGATTCGCCGACCGGTCCCGCGACCGGTACGCACCCGTCGGCCGCTTTTCCGTACATGAAGTCGTCGCAGTTCTGCGGCGAGTGCCATGACGTTACCAGCGCAGACGGCGTTCGCTTGGAGGAGGCGTTCAGCGAATGGCAGAACAGCCCGGCCGCCAAGATGGGACAGACTTGCCAGTCATGTCACATGGGACCAGTTCAAGGAAAATCAATCGCCGACTGCAATCGCCCGCTCGGCTACGCCGCGGTGGTTCCAGGAAGCAAGCAAGACAAATTGCCGCTGCGTCACCTGACCGACCATACGTTCGCCGGACCTGACTACTCGCTGCTGCCGGACACCGAGTTTCCGGAGAAGCTCGACTGGATGTACGAGACCGACTATCGCGACTGGGATAACCTGACGCGGTATCAAAAGGAAACGTTGACCGCGCTGCGCAAGAAGAACCGTCGCTCACTGGAGATCGCCGACGCCAAACGGTATGAAGTGCTCAAGAACGCGGCGGTGATCCATGTCGACTCGCCGCCGATGGCGAAAGCCGGGCACAAAACCGCGGTCCGGGTCGACGTCGAGAGCATCATGGCCGGCCACAGTCTGCCGACCGGCTTTACGGCCGAACGCCAGGTCTGGGTTGCGATCACAGTCCGCGATCAACAGGGCCGCGTCGTCTTCGCTTCAGGCGACTTGGACAACAACGCCGACCTGCGCGACGATCATAGCTTCCAGGTCCTTTCCGGCGAAATCCCCTACGACCGCGACCTGCTCAACTTCCAGAATAAGTTTGTGGCGTTGTCGAACAAAGGAACCGACCGCACGGTGGTCTTGTCGGTCAATCGCAATATCCTGCCGATCAACGTCCTGCGTCCCAACAACAGCCTCTCGGCTTCGTTTGGTCGTCCCGGTACGTTCCGCATCGCGAAGGGGAGCTTGCCGCCGCTGTCGACGCGCGGCCAAACCTACAAGTTCGTCCCTGAATGCCCCGGCGTCTACACCGTCGACGTTCGTTTGAATTTCCGTCACCTTCCTCCCACGCTTTTGGATCACATCGGCACGCCGCACTTGAAGCACTTGCTTGAGATCGTCGTGATCGATTCGTGGAATGGCGTGATCGAGGTGACTCCGTGA